The genomic segment taaatgtaaatgaagccgtgatcatttaaatcgcggcttcatttgcctttgccaaaacaacaaatctacatggctccgtcgacggagccatgtagtctagacgtaccctatggttatatttagttgtattgtgcctgcccttctgcttcccagAATTCTCCGCTTTTCTAGTGCACATTATGGTAGTTTGCTATTTTGTAGATTTGTAGTCTTTGAGCAGTTTTGTAATTAACGTTTTTACCAAAACTGTGGttgttttcatgtatctaaaatcTCACCTACATAACAGTTTTCATACGGCCGtcgaaaataaaaaaaaaatgtagaagtaTATGAAAAGAAGGCATGTCAGTGAAGGAGAGGACAGTGAAAATGAATCAAAATTACAAGAGCCATGTACTAGTGAAACAGGAAGAGAAGGAACAATTGTGCATTGTTTGCAGGGAAAAACTAACACACAGCTATGGCCCTGGCCAAGTTAAATCGACACTTCACTACTAATCACGGCCATTTGTCAAATAAAACAATTGATTACTTTCAACGACTTTTGGATTCACAAGGAAAACAACGTAAAGTTTTTGAGAAGACGGTAACTATCAGTGGAAAGGCTCAAGCAGCAAGCTATTTAGTAGCTGAGCTAGTTGCACAAAAATTGAAAAGTCACACTATTGCTGAAAGCCTAATAATGCCTGCTTGTAAAATAATAGTGAGTACAATGATGGGCAAAGAGgctgaaagtgaaattgacaaagTTCCTGTTTCTAATAATACTATTAGTAGGCGTGTGGATGACATGTCACACAACATTGAAGATGTCTTGTCTGAAATACTAACTTTGCTCTCCAAGTCGACGAGTCAACAGACATAACAAGTAAAACTCAGCTGTTGGCATGCATACCATTTGAAAACGAAGGTGCAAtaatggaaaatttttgttgttgtaaagAGCTACCAGAAATGACCAAAGGTCAAGACATTTTCAACATCTTGTCTTACTTGTAATCATGTGGTTTGTCATGGAGCCAGTGTATTGGAATTTGTACTGAAGGTGCCCCCTCAATGAACGGCTCAATAAAAGGCTTTGTTAcactcaaagaaaaaaaccctgatgtCACAAGGACCTGCTGCTTCCTCCACCGGGAAGTTCTGTTTCAAAAACTATTGGGGAGGATTTAAAACAAGTCCTTGATGTAGCTGTGAACATGGTCAATTTTATAAAGCAGCACTCTCTTAATTCACACATGTTTGCAAAGCTGTGTGAAAATATGCAAAAAGACCATGTGATTCTCCTTCTACACACGATGTTAGATGGCTTTCAAGAGGGAAAGTTTTAACAAGGGTATGTGAGCTGCGAGGGGAACTACTGCTTttcttcaaagataatagccagtTTTTCTGACTTTCTTGAAgatacaaaatggctgctgaaacTAGCCTACTTAGCAGATATTTATCAATACTTGAACACCACCATGCAGGGCCCAAAAGAAAACATTCTAACTTCCACAGACAAATTTCTTGCATTCAAGAATAAACTCGGTTTGGAAAAGACACCTTTCAAGTGGAAATATTGAAATGTTTCCGCTCCTACTTCAGTTTCAGAGTCAGACAGGTTATAAAGAAGTCATCCCATTAATTACCAGTCATTTGGAATCACTGACAGAAAAGCTTGACCAACACTTTCCTTCTTTGTCATCAGAAATGTATGACTGGGTTAGGAACCCTTTTGTTGAGTTCTCACAAAATTTACTCAGTCTGCAAGAAGAAGAACAACTGACTGAACTACAGTGTGATCGAACTTTGAAGATAAAATTCAATGAAGTGCCACTTGAGTTTTGGATTTCAATAAGAAGAGTATCCTGTAATCTCAGCAAAAGCAGTGAACATCTTACTCCAGTTTTCAACTTCTTACCTCTGTGAACGAGCTCTCatgttttacaaacattaaaagcaaagaaagaaatcgTCTGTCTGTCGAGGAAGAACTGCGAGTGTGTTTTTCAAAAATTCGGCCAAGAATTCaacatttgtgcaaaaagaaacaagccCAAGTGTCACACTGAAAGTAAAACTTATATTGACTTTGGATGTGAACCTTATTTTGACGTTTAAGTAaactttattttgatttaatattttgatatttaaaaaaaggattaaatacaaaaaaaaaaaaaagacaggaaaaatgctcCAAATTTTTTTTGCAATGTAAGCTGACAttatatataacagctctttacaaataaattttcttgacaataatttagcagtaactGAATTGCGCTCCTCGccgtcaactttttctggccaagcaaacattttcataggtaggggcTCCTTGGGATATGAAAagttattttaggggttcctccatgggaaaaaggttgggaatcgctgctgcagggtctcctcctccacccacagctcgaggagggacaggatctccactccagagcaGGAGGGTGCACGCCACTTGCTacccctggctgggtcctgggagccttggtgctgctccctgcgagggccaggggggtctcagggggcttgtggctgggctaTGGCTGGCAATACCTGTGGCAGGGAGATCCacatggtcagggtgctgctccagggctggcttcctgccacaaggcttgtccagggtgcctgcagctttaagaggggccaggagacaggaactatagagttatgATTAGTTTGTattgagtggccaccagggcacgtgttatttcctggaggcctcttatttGAAAAAAGACCCTtttccccatacacacacttctttttccaaaagaggtcttttggaaaaagggttcttccttgcagaaagcggtttactgctgtcggaataacccctccgttctttcgactttgtCGAAATAACTCAATAGCAGTGTGGGTGTAAGtgtaggttttttttggaaaaacagccatttttccaaaaaaatatctgcagtgtagacatacccaacctGGTGTTCCATCAGGGCATGAGTCCTGCCCTACCTCAGCAGTGTGAGGTGGTGGAAGAAGGAGAAAGGAATTTAAAACATGAGCAGGATTTCTGTCTGGAGAGGAGCCCGAAAGGTTCAGTTACCAGGACATCCCAGTAGCTCTTTGATTTTAAACTTTGAAAGACTGAAGTCAGAAGAgattgggctggggggggtctgggcatcaaaattagaaatggaaaactGGCATCTtaacaccagcagcagcagccacctgaTGCAGAAAGCCCAGTGTAGCAGAAAATGCAGAATTATGCATTAATTGAACAAATTTCCCCCATTAACGCTGTAAGCTGTGTCTGCCACCCAGGAAGAGTTCCCATACTGAAACAGCAGCCAGCCTGCACTGCACTGAAACAGGCAGCCAGAAAGTAAACAGTGTCTGAAACCTATTCTCATTAGGCTAATTTACAAATAAATTACCATATTCAATGGCCTTATTTTTACTGCTCGTTAACAAGCCCATGATAGGATGATAATTATGGGATTTTAAGTGGCTAATGGCAGCTGGGGTGTCAAAAGCAGTTTTTACGAATCTGTTTATGGCAGTGAAGGTGACAGGAGGGTGGGACACAGATGTTGGAATCGCATGTTGGGGAAAAATAGCTTTAACTCTTGAGTATTTATTAGAGAGGAGGGAAGACTAATTTAAAAGTGAAACtcagaaaaacaaaggaaattagTCAGTCTGCTGGTGCTCAGGCAGCAAGTATTTAAGGGGAACTTAGCCTATTTGTGCACTGCCTGGAAAACATCAGGGTGCTCCTCACCTTTCCCCTCTTGCTGTTTGACTTCCTCTTTCCAGCTGCTGCCCCTGCAATGAGACTCTGAGTTGTCATAACTCACAAGGATCCTCACAAGAGGCATTAGTCCAATGTCAGTGAGTCTCCAGAGGACCAGTACATCATGGGACAAGCATGCCTGAGACCTGCGGGGATAGAGATGAGGAGAAAGCTTTCACTGGGAAACTGGGTTCCTATTTCACCACCGTGATACTGACAGGGTCAGCAGTGGCCAGCAGAGCTCAACCAGCCAAGCGTATGAATAACTAATCATCCACTCATCTCCAGCATGCTTCTGCAGCACCCAGAAGGCAGGTCACTCCCTGCTCCGCTGCTGGGTGCATGGTGCAGAGCACCATAAAGGAGAAGACCCAACGCTGCACCAGTTCTGTCCCTTCTGTGATGACTAGTGTGGTTGGAGCTCTCACacccctctgtctgtcagaggctctgggatgtctctctcctccctgctccccccttttCTGTATAGTCAAAGTTGTTAGCTCCCCAGGGGTTCTGCACTTCTTGACAGTTTCTTGTGTGCCTCACTCACAGTGTCCCCTTTGCTGCTTTGGGACTTCCCCAGAGGCAAGGGTCCCTACTTACCGagtcattctcatcacaggcAAGTCCTGAGTaaggagtgggggaagagaaagaCAAATCCCCCTTTCCTGGCCTTTGTTCTGTTCCCGCATCCCCGGTGGGGTAATCCtccaagagaagggggggggggggggggagagtccagGCACACCCACTCCACTGGACTCCAGCCCAGGGGCCCTACAGGAGGGGTAGCTGGCAGGGCTCCTTGCCCCACCCTAATACAGCTACctctcccctgggccacttcaccCACTACTTCCTTCTATTACCTTTTGCCTTTTACCTCAAGGTTTAGCACTTCCCTGCTCCTCTCTCCAACTCTCCTCTGTGCACCTTTTAAAACTCTTCTCCTTACTGCCTGGGAGGAAACCTTTTATAGAGACCTGGAGGCCTTAACTAGCAacaggtgcttaattaaccccTGTTGCAGGCTGACTCCTAATTAGGCCTCCATTGTCTGCCCTGATTGCtgggctgtgttcaggtgagTCTAATTTGGAAACAAGAAGTCATtcagggtggctacgtctacactggccccttttccggaaggggcatgtaaatttcactagtcgtcgtagggaaatccgcgggggatttaaatatcccccgcggcatttaaataaaaatgtccgccgcttttttccggcttttaaaaaagccggaaaagagcgtctacactggccccgatcctccggaaaaagtgcccttttccggaggctcttattcctactttgaagtaggaataagagcctccggaaaagggcactttttccggaggatcggggccagtctagacgctcttttccggcttttttaaaagccggaaaaaagcggcggacatttttatttaaatgccgcgggggatatttaaatcccccgcggatttccctacgacgactagtgaaatttacatgccccttccggaaaaggggccagtgtagacgtagccggtatgtctacactacaaagttaattcgaactaacagccattagttcgaattaactttgataggcgctacacatgcaaaccgctagttggaacttaattcgaactaggtaaacctcattctacgaagactaacgcctagttcgaattaactagttcgaattaagggctgtgtagccccttaattcgaactagtgggaggctagacctccccagcttttcctggtggccactctgggcaccaccagggaaactcgtctgcccccctcccggccccggagcccttaaaggggcacaggctggctacagtgtttgtgccagttgcaagcctgccagcacccagccagcagaccctgcacctggcacggcatgagccagccacccgctgccacccagcccttcccctcttcccaggaccaggctggcagctcacaggagcctgcctggggctgcaagaggtgggcacccacttggtcaagtgcagagatcgtggacctcatcgaggtttggggggaagcctccaatgtccacgatctccgcactagccacaggaacgcggctgtctacggctgcatggctgacagcctggccgccagaggccacaagcggacccgggagcaggtccgctacaaaattaaggacctgcggcaggcctattcccgggcctgccagccaggggccgacccggaggcctgcccccactttcaggccctggactgcatcctgggggctcatgccgtccctgccccccgggtggtgatagaccccggggcagagggccccatcccagacacggaggaggaggagcaggaggacgccgagagccaggagcctgcttggAGCCTGcacaggacccaggacccccgaggcaccccacagagcaaaacgcctgtgtcgtccgaggccggggaggcctccacatgtgagtaccatcatgctccccttatgtgtacggggggttgtggggggagagggagcccagggaccgtgagCCTGGCCCTTGCccgccatggagcagcagctgggtgtcatgcaggggccctggccttgcagaggggggctgagtttcacccaccttgtccccagggagaattgaccgctgctcttgtttcaccacagctgcagcacctgggactgcagggcgcaccaccccgcctgcaacagccacccgcacccgggccagcaggcgtgccaggaaccaggactaccagcggcagcacacaacatgctgccaccacgggagggatattgtgctctgcgaggtcaagacgggtgaggaggcatcgaaagcgggctttcagttgcccgaaggccccctccaccacgatgcgggccctggtcagcctggcattgaaggcctggcgggatggGTTGAGGtaccccgtgtagggcttcatgagccagggttgtagggggtaggccgcatcccccaccaggcacacgggcatgtccacgtccctgaccctgatttggcggtcagggaagacggtcccggcctgcagccgctggcacacggaggagttccggtacacctgtgcgtcatgtgccttgccagaccagcccacattaatgtccgtgaactgtccgtgaactgtccccggtggtcacacacggcctgcaggagcacggagaagtaccccttgcggttcacgtactgggaggcctggtgttccagggcacggatggggatgtgcgtcccgtcgatggcccccccgcagttgcggaagccgagggcgctgaacccccggatgacggcgtctgggtcggcgaggcggaccaccctgcggagcagcacccggttgatggccttgaccacctgcagagagacacagcaaagcgcgaatcactggggcgcctgggtggctgggagtgttcgtgccctggcagtgccccgcgccccactcccggaagcaacccccctggcggcgtgtagtacggccaggacagactgacccctccggtgtggggcactttcgcctccccccccccattttccctggggcggcccatccccttcttgcaacccccctccctcccggcccagtggccagcgagtgccatacctgcatgagcactgctccgacggtggatctccccacgccgaactggttcccgacggatcggtagctgtccggcgtggagagtttccagagggcgatgaccacccgcttctggagggggatggcgggcctcatgcgagtgtcccttctgcgcagggcaggggcgagccactcgcagagctccaggaaggtgtccctcctcatcctgaagttctgggtccactgtcggtcctcccagcgctccaggacgatgcggtcccaccagtcgctgttggtgtccagacgccagatgcggcggcgGACGCCGGCATCCGGGcgccgctgcggctcctccacggcccccagggcggccaggcggagaggcagggggctgacgtgcaccaggtggtgccaggcagcctccagccattggtggcaggcttgcagcagcaagtccacaaactgcaccagaaactgcagggtgagctctggctgcATGTTGCCACCTAcagcggcgtccccgaagggaagcaccgacacagacgggcacagagaccaacgctttgctgtccctcggcgaggttggcaagcaagcaggaaaagctgagaaccggctgtccaggggggtccctttaagcacgagcctcagatatcctcagacagcagccacacaaagcaactactgacctgatgccctgccagaaccggtttcagctgcccttaaatgcccccctgcgtccaatcagtgtggacgcgctagttcgaattagcaaagcgctaattcgaactagtttttaagtctagatgcgctaattcgaattagcttagttcaaattaactaattcgaactaagttagttcgaattagtgctgtagtgtagacataccctcacagacctCCCAATATGGCTACCTTCTATAGGATTTTGTAGACCGTCCATGAGGCCTCGGTAGCCCCCTGCCCTTGGGGTGCTGCACATTCTCCTgtgcccctcctctctccttcttttttggaggggggtgTCTGTGGAGGGGGCTGCTTTTTTGtggcaggcaggccctggctaCCCTTACATTCTAGGCCAGGCCCCATTTTCCACCTGCTTTTTTGCGGGCAgctttcccgcccccccttcacctCAACTAGCTTTtgagggtgcaggggggtgggagTCTTTTCTGCCCTGCTTCTGGGTAGGGGGAGCCGCCCCCTCCCATCTCTTTGGGGGTCTATTGCTCTCCCCCCCTTTCTCCACCTTGGCAGGCCTAACCTCCAccattcctgctgctgctgttgctgctttccctgaggcagaggaggtaagggggctgtTTTAGGGCAGCCCCTGgggttctctctccccccacagcttGTCCTGTGTTGGGgaggacactcagggtatgtctaaactagcaccctagttcgaactagggaggctaatatagcattcggacttgcaaatgaaacccaggatttaaatatcccaggcttcatttgcatgttcctgggcgggcaccatttttaaatccccttagttcaaactgacacctcattgcaggaggagtaacagttaatccgaactaaggatttagttcggattaacttctgactgccgcgtgtagccgcgggcagtcagttcgaactaaggggatttaaaaatggcgcccgcccgggaacatgcaaatgatgcctgggatatttaaatcccgggtttcatttgcaacttcgaatgcctacattagccaccctagttcgaactagggggctagtgtagacatatcctgtgttccttaaatattaatttatccTCACCTCcccagtgcagctggaggagctgctcttttccatcctgtgctgggagctgtacccCTTACTCCTttactcccccttccccttctccattgttgccctcccaccccacttccagcctagtgGGGGGGAGTGGTGAAACTCCttgctcccctccctttccctcccttgaTGCTATTGGTCCTACCTTAATTGTTTGTGTTGTCTTCCTTCCCCGTCCATTACCACAATGGAGGGATTGTCTGATAACACCCCTGCCAaacccttccccaaccctccctATAAACAACAACTCCTCTGAAGCTGCCGCCACCCTCCCACCTGACGCCTCCCAAGCCGCCTCCCGGAATACCATCCccggcggccgcggcccctttcccaccctgaccaggaggcacggggtcCGTTGTCTCTTGGTAGCGGCCTCGCCCCACGTGCAgacctacgtgcgggcgttggcacGCGTGGTGGGGCCCACGGCCGTGGTGGCAGCCTCTAGGATGTtcgggaaggtggtattcttcctggcgtCCGAGGGCCCCACCCAGGAGGTGGTGGAAAGGGGTTTGGCGGTGGGGGGAGTCCACGTTCCCCTCGAGCCTTtagaggacctgggcgtacgggtggttttgtcctccgttcctcccttcctccccaatgccgccctactgcctttcctctccaccctggggaggcctctgtcagtcctgagtccccttcctctaggctgcaaagatcctaccctccgccacgtcctctcCTTTCGCCGGCAGGTACAAATCCAACTACTGCCGGCGGGATGTGGCGGAGAAGCCCTcgaagggtcatttctggtgccccatcaaggggcCCGGTACCGGGTGTACTACACCATGGGGGAGGCTCGGTGTTTTCTCTGTCGGGCGACGGGGCACGTCCGAAGGGACTGTCCCCTGGCCCGGTTTGGAGAGGCACCCGGGACCCCCGACGCCCGGGAGGGCACCGGCCCTACCATCGCTGGTGGCCCTGACGGTCCGGACCCTGGGatcgcccctcctccaaccgtgaCCGTCGTCAATCCCGCTCGGGTTCCGCAGGGCCCAGACGAGTGTGCgggtgctgttgctgccaccGCCAAAAGCAGCAAGGCCGGGCCtgcggaggagagggtggcggggtCAGCGATGGGACTCAGATGGGGCTTACCTCAGGAGGAGGTTTTCCCTCCCCCTAGCTTCAGCGCTGGGGATATTTCCATCTCGTCCTGCAAATGGCAAGGGCCCTcctgggggagggtaaagggaccgAGCGGCGGGAGGCTGCAGCCTACCAGCGGGTCCGCGGCTTCCGTGACACCCTGCTCACGTTCGGGTATGGTCATGGTTTGCTGCGGGGCTCAATGGAgactgccagcactcctgccgTCGATCATCTTTGCCACTCTGAACACCCGGGGCTGCATGttgggtctccgcaggagccgggtgttcTCCTTCCTTCAGGAGGGGGCGTACTCTGtcattttcctgcaggagacccacacggcTCCGGCCGCCGAGactagctggcagctggagtggggggacagggtttATTTCAGCCACCTGTCAGCCCATCAAGCCGGGATGGCCACCCTGTTATCCACGAACCCgcagcccgaggtgctggggatggACGAGGTCGTGCAGGGCCGTCCCGGAGAGTCTCAGCTTATTCCAGCGGGCATCTGCCTTCCTCGGCTCTCTGGATCCTCtctggatcgcggctcccgcttcttctacgccctggagaaaaagaggggggctaaaagaCACATTGTCTGCCTTCTGGCGGAGTATGGAACCCCCCTCatggatccggtggagatgcgtgagAGGGCTCGCGGCTTCTACGTCTCCCTGTTCTCCCCGGATCCAACTGACACTGATGCCTGCAGGGTTCTCTGGAATGAGCTCCCAATGGTCAGCGCGGGCGACTGAgaccggctagagctgcctctctctctggccgAGTTCTTGGAAGCCCTCTGCCTCATACCCATCAATaaatccccgggcatggacgggctgaccgtggagttctaccgcgtatTCTGGGACATGCTCGGTGTGGACCTTGCCAGTGTCTAGGCCAAGTCCTTGGAGAGCAGGGTCCTCCCTTTATCGTGCAGGCAAGCCATGCTTGCCTTGCTGCCTAAGAAGGGGGATCTCTGTGATCTGAGGAACTGGCGTCCTGTCTcactcctcagcacggactataaaatgatcgccaaagccatctccctaagGCTAAAGTCCGTGCTGGCGGAtgtggtccatccagaccagacctacaccgtcccagGCTGTACCATCTTTGAAAACCTCTtcctggtccgggatctcttcgAGCTAGGGTGTACGGACGGTCTGTCGTTCCCCCTCCTGTCCTTGAATCAGGAGAAGGCATTAGaccggatggaccacgggtacctCCTGAGCACCCTgcgggccttcggcttcgggtCCTATTTTGAGGGGCTCTCCACCCTATATACTCCCCGGGGCGTACTTCAAGAGGTGAAGGATGCTTTGCCGCCCACTGCTTGGGTGTACCTAAACAGggtcctgcgagagggtgcaccccgcccactgctcacccccagcctctccattgGCCCTCAGCCCTGCATACCTTCCCGATTGCCTCCCCTTCGTCACTCGAGCCGGCTGCACGCGTTGCAGCCGTTCCCCTTCCGAATTGCACCGaagagtcacctgtacacgctCATGCTTCACACGCTGCACTTctccaccctcgtgtcccgcccagacaccaagtggcgggacctcctaccaccaatggaGGGTGGGCTAGCCTCTATTCGACCTTGGTTCCATGTCCCACTGGGGatatcagctggagaatcctccaTGGTACGATGAGCACGGGCATGTACTTGGTGCGGTTCACCCCCATTCCTGACACTTGCCTCTTCTGTGACATGAAGGAGACCCTGGCGCACGTTTACCTTGAGTgcgccaggttacagcccctctttcggctcctccagaacctcatGTTGAGGTTCCGGCTGCACTTTTCTCCTCACCTGTTAATCTATGCATCCGTGGCCCCACCAAGTCGCAGGACCTCCTGGTCtgccacaatatatatatatatatatatacaggcagtccccgacttacgtggatccgacttacgtgggatccctagatacgaacggggtgaggcaactcccgcacatgcgcagcagcattcccggggctcgctcacctgggtcctaggatcctcctcctcctcgggccggctccgactggggtcccgcagagctgccgggcagaggaaaagtgcctccccacgcccgctgcccccccccacccccctgccagcaacaggctgccccctcccctgagcaacaggctgccaaacagacaaaagcagcctctctgcccctcctcccctctatacatgccgggctcccggagcgcagcagcgtccccgtccccggggctcgctcacctgggtcctagaatccacctcctcctcctcttcggccggctccaactggcctctgcctgcagcagctggccacagggacagggatcccgcagagctgccgggcagaggaaaagtgcctccccacgcccgctgccccccctccgcggcctcgcatcctgcacgcctcccccctccccccctgccagcaacaggctgccccctcccctgagcaacaagctgccgaacagcagacaaaagcagcctctccgcccctcctccccctatacatgctgggctccctgggcaaacaaagactccaccaaaacaaacaaagtgctggcctcattgtgttagcaaaaaaaggaccctcctcctagaaccctgggtggtgtgtggaaataaagctattagctcaaagcatggtgcagagctgtttggtatttgatgagttactcctttagtcctgagtttgtcacagggacagaaatagatgtgaaatcttctgaacaggggaacagacagcaaaacaaacattagaggggagttaacctttccctatgctatccaaaactaaaaaaaatgtttggctagagtttcccctacaatatgtaccagttccgacttacatacaaattcaacttaagaacaaacctacagtccctatcttgtacgtaacccggggactgcctgtatatatatatatatatatatatatatatatatcccggCTGCTCATTCATTCTCTCTCATCTCCACTGGTTCATCTTGCTCTTTCAGTTTAGTGCTTGGAAAACAAACACGTACCAGCCTATCAGTGGGAATAAATATCGTGGAGATGTCGGTTAGCATGTTATCCCAGCTGGGCCTCTGGAAATTGCAGCACTGTAATGCTTTGGCAGGTTTTTAATGCTGAATAATTTGATTAGATCAGTGCTCAAGTCTGCTGCTCATGGTGAGATAAACCCTCCCAACATTAGGGAGAGAGAGCAGGCTGACTGCCCCCACCCCGGGTTGCTGGGTTTCTTTTATGGGGCCTTAAAGACATCATTTTATCAT from the Pelodiscus sinensis isolate JC-2024 unplaced genomic scaffold, ASM4963464v1 ctg38, whole genome shotgun sequence genome contains:
- the LOC142823914 gene encoding uncharacterized protein LOC142823914 — translated: MQPELTLQFLVQFVDLLLQACHQWLEAAWHHLVHVSPLPLRLAALGAVEEPQRRPDAGVRRRIWRLDTNSDWWDRIVLERWEDRQWTQNFRMRRDTFLELCEWLAPALRRRDTRMRPAIPLQKRVVIALWKLSTPDSYRSVGNQFGVGRSTVGAVLMQVVKAINRVLLRRVVRLADPDAVIRGFSALGFRNCGGAIDGTHIPIRALEHQASQYVNRKGYFSVLLQAVCDHRGQFTDSSRTLMWAGLARHMTHRCTGTPPCASGCRPGPSSLTAKSGSGTWTCPCAWWGMRPTPYNPGS